ccctgcagatGTCCTGGACCGCGAGCTGGAGGAGAAGTGCCGGGCGATGGAGgcccagctgcaggagaaggagaaggacaaCCTGGAGCTGCGCAAGGAGCTGCAACACAAGGAGACGCTGGTGGCCGCGCTGCGCTCCAGCCTCCGCAGCAAGGAGCGCCGGTTCCTGGAGGAACTGAAGCGCCGGAGCCACCGCGTCACCATCCTGGACACCGAGCTGCAGAAGCAGACCGAGGCGGCCGCCTACCTGTCGCTGCAGCTGCACGCCACGGCCCAGCGGCTGCCGCCCCCCGAGCAGGCCCCGGCCGAGGGCcaggcccggccccgccgccgagGCCACAGAGCGCCCGCCCGGCGCCCGCCCGGGGCCGGCAGCCGGCCCGGGGACCCGGCGCAGGAGGAGCACGATGCCATGCCCGACCCGGCGCTCTTCCTCTACTCGCCGCGGCCGCAGCGCCCGGAGCCCCCCGGGCCGCCCCGGGGCCAGCGGCCACCCCGGCAGCCCCCGCAGGAGCCGGCGGCCAGGGCCAGGCCGGCCAAGGGCGAGCCCAGCAAGAGGCAGGGCTCCGGCGGCCACGGTGCCCCCCGGGCCCAGGAGTAGGCGGCGAGGGGACGGAGCGGCCGGAAAGGCCCGAGCCCGGCCGAGGTTCTGTTCTTTCCCCGTCCCCTTGGCGGAGGGGAAGGGGCAGCCGAAAGCGGAGCCCTGCGCGCACCTCGCACCCAGCGGCAGCCAGGAACGAGCCTTTGTCCGAAAGCTCTGAGCCGGGGTGATGCCGGCAGTGCTGCGGGACCGGGGAGCATCCGGCACGGGACTGTGAGGGGGACGCATCCCAGCGCCTGTCCGCAGCTTGCAAGGGATGAAAGAAGGGGAGGCATTTTGGAATGAgatgttctgctgctgctgctctcagagtGGGTGCCggggtgctgtccctgccccgGGTGCTGGCAGCACATGGCTTGGCACCTCGGGATGGCCTCCAGCCCTCGCCGTCATCGGCACCGGGCACTGAGAGAGCCCAGGACGCCCCCGGGAAGGTTCTCCAGAGCGCAGGCAGCTGAACAAGGTCGATCCTGTGGGTGACGGAGGGATCCCCTTGCACAAGGACAGTGCTGCTGTGTGGCCGGGCCCTGTCCCGCTCTCCCCTGTGCAGCGGTCTGTCTGTTTCCAATACGGATTTCCCCCCTCATCACGTTCCCAGCAGGACTCGGACAGGGCAGCTGGACAGAGACTGGCAGTCCTGGCAGTCCTGCTGGACACCCCCGGCTCCTCGGCCGCTGCAGCCGGGCTCCacgtgctgctggagcagggctgcactATGTGGGCCCTGCACGAGGTTCTCCTCGGCACCAGCATTTTGGTTCTCAGCCACATCCACAGCCAGGTCTGGGTTTGCTGCTGAGGGCTGAGCAGCCCCCAGGTCCTCCCCCATTGCCTCCtgtccttcccagcacagcagccataCACAGCTGCTTTTGCCCCGCTGGGGAAGCCTTGCCCCATTTCCCAGCAAACTGTCAGCTTTACAATCCACTCCCTGGCTGTTGTGTAACACCATTAGGAGGGGAGGGCTTTGGGCAGGGCAAAGGTCTCTGCTCCAGTGCTGCCAGAcctgtgctgctcagggcaAGCCAAGGGGCAGGTTTCACCCTGGCTtgtgagctgccagcctggctggcccAGCTGGGACTCGggccctgcctgcagccatcACCCTGCCAGGCTGGTGGGCAGCAGCCTCCTGCAAGACCCTCGCTGCCTCCAGGGCTGGCGTGGGCACGAGGGAGCTGCAGGGTGAGATCAGGCCCTATTTCCTTCCAATTCAGTTGGAAACTTCTTGAAAGACATCACCCTCATAGACTAAGAGGCTTGGCCTGCCCGCGCTCACCCTCAGTGTGCCCATGCAGTCAGAGCTGTCTATTTTTGTAGTTCAATATTTATATACTCTATTAAAATGCTTTATGAGATTCACAGCAGCAGTTGCCAGGCCAGCTCTTTGGTAAAAACGAACCCCAAAGCATATGAGCTGCACTAGCAGGGCAGAAAGTAGTGGCTTTTGTACATTTTCTTTGGCTGTTATGAGACTAGTCAGGCTTTGGAGGGCAAGAGCCCTCTTGCTCTCCCAGGGCACCCCTTAGGGTTGGGACTCCCCAGCTGCTCCCGTGGTCCCTAATACAGCCT
The sequence above is drawn from the Cinclus cinclus chromosome 22, bCinCin1.1, whole genome shotgun sequence genome and encodes:
- the CCDC92B gene encoding coiled-coil domain-containing 92B, which produces MTPSGRPLGPRRSPQTWTVNLVAMETVSLEHQIQSVQRHIAFLKKEQMELLHDLHLEILRLQKHCSELTHDLEMKELEARQQDVLDRELEEKCRAMEAQLQEKEKDNLELRKELQHKETLVAALRSSLRSKERRFLEELKRRSHRVTILDTELQKQTEAAAYLSLQLHATAQRLPPPEQAPAEGQARPRRRGHRAPARRPPGAGSRPGDPAQEEHDAMPDPALFLYSPRPQRPEPPGPPRGQRPPRQPPQEPAARARPAKGEPSKRQGSGGHGAPRAQE